ATTGAAGAGTGGTGACATGTACGTCGGCAAATGCAAGAACATCCGCGGCTACCTTCTTCACTGCTGCTCCTTGAATCCCATGTTGAGTCAGATGCAACCTGGACAACCTCAACCTCCACCGGCGACGAAGGATTGTCCTACAATGAATTTGTTTAGACCCCGCTTGTGTACCCAAAAGATCTAGATCTAAGGCTAGGGTTTGCAGAAGCTTACCACAACCGAAGTCATCGACacagaggaagaagacgaccatcCGCGGCCAGtagccgccgccacagccgccgtTGCCACCGCAAGCCTCACCGACCGTGCGGGTGAGGTAGAGCCGGCCATGTCGCTAGATCGGGAACGGTGGATGAGCTCAAAATGTGGGGAAATGGGGGATTCGGATTTGCCAGTGAGAGAGCCGCCCCTATATACGGTGGCGAAAATTCAAGCACGGTGACCGAATTCATCCCGCTGAGATTTCGCCGTCCCGCGCGAGCTCCCGCCATCTCCCGCAGTGGCTCTGCGAGGACGCCGCGTTCTCCACTTATGCGGAAACGGGGTGGCTCGCTAGAAATGGCAGGGCCTGGCCCGAGGGTGCTTTGAGAAGCGGTTCGTGCAAAAATACGGTCTCGGTCTGGTAACCAAACAGCCCAAAACAAAGCTGGACCGATGCGAACCAAGGGGCATAgagcctaccaaacgcgccctataTCCCATGTTCCGGGCGAGCACTACTCCTGAGAGCGGCACGTCCCTGATTCAAAACATAAACCTGAGGTTAGTACCCTACagatttcaataaagctttcattatCACGGAAAGAAATACAGACATATAACCACTCTCCAGTCTCCACACTTCAGTAAAGCCCTGGGAGGATTTTTTTTACCAGGCCACATGTCACCAAAACTTTAACCAGAACCAGGATCATCTGCTAAATATCAACCTTCATTATAGATTTATAGTAGCATCTATATTAACTAATTACACATGGTACAATTTATTCAGGCATCAAGGTTGTAGAAATACAGCTAGTTCTACAGGCACCTAGTATCTGGCAAGATAACCGACTACAGTAGCGCTACACAACCTTGACGCTGCAGCCGCCTTGCCCATGTGTCCAGGAGGAGGCCCGGGCCTGCCTCTTCCTATGCAGAAGCAGCGCGTACACCACGAACCCCAGCCTCCGCCTCCTGGGCTGGAACTGCTTGCGGGACGCGCCGTCATGGTCTATCCTCTTCGGGGAGTACATCTCGTACTTGTCACTCAGCATCTGCCCAAGCgacaccttcttcttcttctttgcacTCGCGGTCTTTCTCGGGGTGGTGGGTTCAAACTCGCAGTCGAGCTTCATGCTCAGGATCTGCCCGATGGACATCGCCTTCGTGCTCTTCGGTGTGGTGGTCACCAGGCTCAGGCCGTTCACGTCGTATATCCCGGTGCCGGCCTTCCGGGGCGTCGTTGGCGTTGCCGCCGAGGTCTTGAACTTTGCAGAATTGCATTTGTTGCTGGTTGGTCGCCAGTTCAGTATTATTTGGTCGGACCGCAGGCTTCGTAGTGATTCTTCGGCGGCGACCTTCCCTTTGTTTGCCGACTCCTCCCTCTTTAGAGCCTCCCCTAGTACCTTCCTACTGGTCTGGACAGCTGACATTGCTTCCTCTACTCTTTCCAAAAGTTCTGCCTTACCATGGTTTGCATCATCGAGCTCTTGCATCGCCGCGTCTATTTTGCTCCTAGCGGTATCTTCTGATTCTTGTGCTTCGCGCACGAGTGCGGAGTGTTCCGCAACAGAAAGTTTGACATCGGATCTATCGGTCTCCTGGTCCTCCGTGCCGCTTAGTTTTGCCATCTCTGCGAGAGCAAAAGCTTCTCCCCGCCTCGAGGCTTCCTTCAGTTTGTCGGCCATGATGATCCTGAACTGAAGAGTCTTCGTCTTGGACCTTGTGTGCTCAATGGTGGAAGTCAATTCATCGATCTCGAATTTCGAATCCTCAATCATCTTCTTGTGCTTATCTTTTTCAGAATTCAACTGTTTCATTTGCAGCCATATCTCAGAAGGTTCAAGGACAGGTTTGGGATCTTTTACTGCTTGTAGCTGCGCGGTGGTCCTGCTCAAATCTGCTTCCAATGCTGAAGCTTTCCTCATATTCAACTGCAACCTTTCACGGGTTTTCTGAAGCGATGCTTTCTCCTCCTCTATCTGGCCCCTAAACATCATAACAGTATCCAGGTTCAGGAATGCTTTTGCCTGATTCAGCTTGATCAACGTGGTTAGTGGAGACTGCTTGCTATTTATGCTCTGGATCAGTGGCTCGCTATGGCTATGGGGTTTCTGTTCAACATCGGGAAGTGGATGACCTGCTGCTGCATTTCCAGCCTCTAATGTTGCCTTCTCTATTTGTAACTTCAAGTCATCAATAACCTGCTTTGTTGACTGCAACTCCTTCAACACCTTAAACGTTTCGCTTTCCTTGACAAAGAGCCCCATCTCGACCTTCACCGTCTGTTCCTCAACTTTCATAAGCTCTACCTCCTGAACGAAATGACACCCCATAAAACAAAATGAGTTCATCTGTTTGAACAGCAATAAAGATGCCTAGAAGAAGCGTAGCTTAAACTTCAGAGTAAAATTCAGCGAGCGCATAAGAGATCTTCGACGAGATACGACTGCGTTATCACAGAGTACAATTCAGGGCCTTCTGTTCTAAGTGATGTGGAAGTCAACAACCAACCAAACAGCGAGAGAGCAAGCTGAGCCGGTGCAAAGCTATTCACATCTAGAAATTTATTACTAGCTGTGAGAACAATGTTAGGTATACTACAAAAACAATGAAGCTGCCTTAATTTCAAAGAGCAAATCGTCCTCTGCAGTACACAATCCACCATAAATACTATCTTTGGGGAGATGGCAGTGCCTATAACCTAGAAATGTACATAGAAGGACTGTCAGGGACACTACTCTTACAGAGTACCACTAGTCACTAATGCATTTTAACTTCTCCAGCGATCAAGATCCAATAATCGAGCTCTACtatcacttgcaaatttgcagtgTCGGGCCGTCCAGGCTATCATCTGCTGGTACTAAATGCCATCATGAAATCGATCCCAAGCCCCACACAGCGTCGTGTCACGGTCGGCCAGCAGCAACCACTCGCCGGAAAAGGAAACAGAGTATCTTTGCGGCCGCGGTTTCCCTCGAGTTTGCAGCAACAGCGGCGGAAACGGCGCCGGAGACCGAGGGGAAGCACGGAGTCATTCGCCTTTCGCTTGGCCGGTGGTCCGCACATggccgggaaggagatctcgagGCAGATGGCCGGAGGAATGCGAAGAGAGGGACGGTTCTAAATTTATTTAGAAAAAGAGAGATGTGATAGCACTGGGAAAGCG
This Lolium perenne isolate Kyuss_39 chromosome 1, Kyuss_2.0, whole genome shotgun sequence DNA region includes the following protein-coding sequences:
- the LOC127319190 gene encoding WEB family protein At2g38370, translated to MAEVAVQARASELARMRGRGEVDTSSQFESVRQAVDRFGGGALSPWRQTQPPPPPLQLRPEEVELMKVEEQTVKVEMGLFVKESETFKVLKELQSTKQVIDDLKLQIEKATLEAGNAAAGHPLPDVEQKPHSHSEPLIQSINSKQSPLTTLIKLNQAKAFLNLDTVMMFRGQIEEEKASLQKTRERLQLNMRKASALEADLSRTTAQLQAVKDPKPVLEPSEIWLQMKQLNSEKDKHKKMIEDSKFEIDELTSTIEHTRSKTKTLQFRIIMADKLKEASRRGEAFALAEMAKLSGTEDQETDRSDVKLSVAEHSALVREAQESEDTARSKIDAAMQELDDANHGKAELLERVEEAMSAVQTSRKVLGEALKREESANKGKVAAEESLRSLRSDQIILNWRPTSNKCNSAKFKTSAATPTTPRKAGTGIYDVNGLSLVTTTPKSTKAMSIGQILSMKLDCEFEPTTPRKTASAKKKKKVSLGQMLSDKYEMYSPKRIDHDGASRKQFQPRRRRLGFVVYALLLHRKRQARASSWTHGQGGCSVKVV